A window of Shewanella mesophila contains these coding sequences:
- a CDS encoding DUF4234 domain-containing protein, whose translation MKHEQPQKPLRTRNKDKAASRKNHCNISCIEAYRFQLDKIEHHWHFLLTLVTFGVWGLVWWQIILRSQGKQGQFFHGFDDAYWSHLIEREQPPAALHTLEFDKPKPSYQFEA comes from the coding sequence ATGAAACATGAACAGCCACAAAAACCGCTACGCACCAGGAATAAAGATAAGGCTGCATCTAGAAAAAATCACTGCAATATTAGTTGTATAGAAGCGTATCGTTTTCAGCTCGATAAGATCGAACATCATTGGCACTTCCTATTAACCTTAGTCACTTTTGGGGTCTGGGGACTCGTCTGGTGGCAAATTATCTTACGGTCACAAGGTAAGCAGGGGCAGTTTTTTCACGGCTTCGATGATGCTTACTGGAGTCACTTAATTGAGAGAGAGCAGCCGCCTGCAGCGTTACATACATTAGAGTTTGATAAGCCAAAACCCTCTTATCAGTTTGAGGCTTGA
- a CDS encoding GNAT family N-acetyltransferase: MQIRKGQQADLSALVQFNQAMANETEGLQLDEQILSKGVKTLLDHPEKGFYLVAEQAGEILGSLMVTYEWSDWRAKDYYWIQSVYIRPQNRRQGIYGKLYQAVKNIAEKDGGAASFRLYVEQENSKAQQTYQALGMEQSYYLMYEEK; the protein is encoded by the coding sequence ATGCAAATAAGAAAAGGTCAACAAGCAGATCTGAGCGCTTTAGTGCAATTTAATCAGGCGATGGCCAATGAAACCGAAGGATTACAACTCGATGAACAGATCCTATCTAAAGGGGTAAAAACCTTATTAGATCATCCCGAAAAAGGATTTTATCTAGTTGCTGAACAAGCTGGGGAAATTCTAGGATCACTCATGGTCACCTATGAATGGAGTGATTGGCGCGCCAAAGACTATTATTGGATCCAAAGCGTCTATATTCGTCCGCAGAATCGTCGCCAGGGGATCTATGGCAAGCTCTATCAAGCAGTAAAAAATATTGCCGAGAAAGACGGTGGCGCAGCTAGCTTTAGACTCTACGTTGAGCAGGAAAACAGTAAGGCACAACAAACTTACCAAGCCCTGGGTATGGAACAGAGTTACTACTTGATGTACGAAGAGAAATAA
- a CDS encoding L-serine ammonia-lyase yields the protein MVSAFDIFKIGVGPSSSHTVGPMKAAKGFVDDLRQRGELTDITSVTVDIYGSLSLTGKGHHTDTAIIMGLAGNTPESVDIDLTPEFIRQVELTSALPLGSEKHKVDFPKEAVVFHQHALPLHENGMTLSAWIGESCVYSQTYYSIGGGFIVDEAHFGLSAANEVVVPYPFAYASDLLKLCDDTGMSISAIMLANEKLFHSEERISQGFDAIWQTMKEGIERGCHTEGVLAGPLRVPRRAPALFRQLVTNERLSSDPMVVVDWINMFALAVSEENAAGGRVVTSPTNGAAGIIPAVLAYYDKFIQPVGQKEYTRFFLAAAAVGGLYKRNASISGAEVGCQGEVGVACSMAAAGLAELMGANPSQVCIAAEIGMEHNLGLTCDPVAGQVQVPCIERNAIAAVKAINSTRMAMRRNSEPRVSLDKVIATMYETGKDMHVKYRETSQGGLAIKVTSICA from the coding sequence ATGGTTAGCGCATTTGATATTTTTAAGATAGGTGTGGGTCCCTCCAGCTCACATACCGTCGGGCCGATGAAGGCCGCTAAAGGTTTTGTTGATGATTTACGTCAACGTGGGGAGCTTACTGATATCACTTCTGTCACCGTCGATATTTATGGTTCATTATCATTAACTGGCAAGGGGCATCATACCGACACCGCCATTATTATGGGGTTAGCTGGGAATACGCCTGAAAGCGTTGATATCGATTTAACACCTGAGTTTATCCGTCAAGTTGAGCTCACTTCAGCCTTACCCTTAGGTAGTGAGAAGCACAAGGTTGATTTTCCAAAGGAAGCGGTCGTTTTTCATCAGCACGCTTTGCCGTTACATGAAAACGGCATGACCCTAAGTGCTTGGATTGGTGAAAGCTGCGTCTATAGCCAGACCTACTACTCTATTGGCGGTGGCTTTATTGTTGACGAGGCCCACTTTGGCTTATCGGCTGCGAATGAGGTTGTGGTGCCATATCCGTTTGCCTATGCGAGTGATCTGCTCAAATTATGTGATGATACAGGTATGAGTATCAGTGCGATTATGCTGGCCAATGAAAAGCTATTTCATAGCGAAGAGCGCATTTCTCAAGGTTTCGATGCTATCTGGCAAACCATGAAAGAGGGAATTGAGCGCGGCTGTCATACCGAAGGCGTTTTGGCTGGTCCGCTTCGGGTCCCGCGTCGTGCTCCAGCGCTGTTTAGGCAGTTAGTCACTAATGAACGTCTCTCTTCCGATCCTATGGTGGTTGTTGACTGGATCAATATGTTTGCCCTTGCCGTAAGCGAAGAAAATGCGGCTGGTGGTCGAGTGGTGACTTCGCCCACTAACGGTGCCGCGGGCATTATTCCTGCTGTACTGGCCTATTATGATAAGTTCATTCAACCTGTTGGTCAGAAGGAATATACAAGATTCTTTCTCGCTGCTGCAGCGGTTGGTGGCTTGTACAAGCGCAACGCTTCAATTTCAGGAGCCGAAGTTGGCTGCCAAGGAGAGGTGGGTGTGGCTTGTTCAATGGCGGCTGCCGGACTTGCTGAATTGATGGGCGCTAATCCATCTCAGGTGTGTATCGCCGCCGAAATTGGTATGGAGCACAACCTTGGTTTGACTTGCGATCCTGTTGCTGGACAAGTTCAGGTGCCCTGTATCGAGCGCAATGCGATTGCAGCGGTTAAAGCGATTAACTCAACTCGAATGGCGATGCGTCGTAACAGCGAACCTAGAGTCAGCTTGGATAAGGTGATCGCGACCATGTATGAAACGGGCAAAGATATGCACGTGAAGTACCGTGAAACCAGTCAAGGTGGATTGGCTATTAAAGTTACCAGTATTTGTGCTTAA
- a CDS encoding aromatic amino acid transport family protein: MQNEATVSEVMISTKQGWSRTDTTWMLSLFGTAVGAGILFLPINAGMGGFWPLVMMAAIIGPMTYLAHRGLSRFVCSSQKQGSDITHVVEEYFGVGAGKAITLLYFFAIYPIVLIYGVGITNTVDSFIVNQLGMASPPRFILSGVLILGMMSVMVAGEKFMLKVTQLLVYPLVAILAFMSLYLIPSWKTDALMQVPAAGEFLGTVWLTIPVLVFAFNHSPAISQFSVSLKKQHGQNAAKKADVILRNTTLMLVGFVMLFVFSCVLSLSPAQLAEAKAQNLPILSYLANVHSSGFVSYFGPIIAVIAIVSSFFGHYMGATEGMKGIITKQLRSANKEVADSKIEKFILGFMFLTIWGVAIINPSILGMIEALGGPIIAAILYLMPMYAVYKVPALKAYRGRISNIFVIIAGLLAMTAIVFGMLS, translated from the coding sequence ATGCAAAATGAAGCAACCGTTTCTGAAGTAATGATTTCAACCAAACAGGGTTGGTCACGCACCGATACCACTTGGATGTTAAGCCTGTTTGGCACTGCAGTAGGTGCAGGGATCCTATTTTTACCTATCAATGCCGGAATGGGGGGCTTTTGGCCATTAGTGATGATGGCTGCAATTATCGGCCCTATGACCTATTTAGCCCATAGAGGTCTTTCTCGCTTTGTGTGTTCATCACAAAAGCAGGGCAGTGATATTACCCATGTAGTTGAAGAGTATTTTGGTGTCGGCGCAGGTAAAGCGATCACCTTGCTTTATTTCTTTGCTATCTACCCAATCGTGTTGATCTATGGCGTAGGTATTACCAATACCGTCGATAGCTTTATTGTTAATCAGCTTGGCATGGCGTCGCCACCGCGTTTCATTTTATCAGGAGTGCTCATTCTGGGCATGATGTCGGTTATGGTCGCTGGCGAGAAATTTATGCTTAAGGTGACACAATTATTGGTTTACCCTCTGGTTGCTATCTTGGCTTTCATGTCGCTGTACCTTATCCCTAGTTGGAAAACCGACGCCTTGATGCAAGTGCCTGCCGCGGGAGAATTCCTCGGTACCGTTTGGTTAACCATTCCTGTATTGGTGTTTGCATTTAATCACTCCCCAGCAATCTCTCAGTTCTCTGTATCACTTAAGAAGCAACATGGTCAGAACGCGGCAAAGAAAGCCGACGTTATTTTACGTAACACTACCTTGATGTTGGTTGGTTTTGTGATGCTGTTCGTTTTCTCTTGTGTGCTGTCATTAAGTCCTGCGCAACTTGCCGAAGCGAAAGCACAGAATCTGCCTATTCTCTCTTACTTAGCCAACGTCCACTCTAGTGGTTTTGTGAGCTATTTTGGCCCGATCATCGCGGTGATTGCGATTGTCTCTTCGTTCTTTGGTCATTACATGGGGGCTACAGAAGGGATGAAAGGGATTATTACTAAGCAACTACGCAGTGCTAACAAAGAGGTTGCCGACAGTAAAATTGAGAAGTTCATCCTTGGTTTTATGTTCCTCACTATCTGGGGCGTTGCCATCATCAATCCAAGCATTCTTGGCATGATCGAAGCGTTAGGTGGCCCAATCATTGCGGCTATTCTCTATCTAATGCCAATGTACGCGGTTTATAAGGTGCCGGCGTTAAAGGCGTATCGCGGTCGTATTAGCAATATTTTCGTCATCATTGCGGGTCTATTGGCAATGACAGCTATCGTGTTTGGTATGTTGTCTTAA
- the yjjX gene encoding inosine/xanthosine triphosphatase, translated as MPTLNSKNTIRITVGSKNPVKIGAANKAISLLFPSAQVICQGMHAPSGVADQPMTDCETKAGAINRARYCEQQAQLDAELRADLYVAMEGGVDRFDHGAATYAYMAVIYQGELSIGRSAQLPLPESVYQALEDGEELGHVMDRLFNTVNIKQKGGAISLFTYGKASRESVYTQAIVLAMAPFLNPKVFC; from the coding sequence ATGCCAACACTCAACAGCAAAAATACCATCCGCATTACCGTAGGATCTAAAAACCCAGTCAAAATTGGTGCAGCCAACAAGGCAATCTCATTACTATTTCCAAGTGCTCAAGTGATTTGCCAAGGCATGCACGCTCCTTCAGGCGTTGCCGACCAACCTATGACAGACTGCGAAACGAAAGCCGGCGCCATTAACCGCGCACGCTACTGCGAGCAGCAAGCACAATTAGATGCAGAGCTCAGGGCCGATCTTTATGTTGCAATGGAAGGTGGAGTCGACCGCTTTGACCACGGTGCGGCGACCTACGCTTATATGGCTGTGATCTATCAAGGAGAATTATCGATAGGACGAAGCGCCCAACTGCCGCTCCCCGAATCTGTCTATCAAGCACTCGAGGATGGTGAAGAACTCGGTCATGTGATGGACAGATTGTTTAATACTGTGAATATTAAACAAAAAGGCGGGGCGATAAGCTTATTTACCTATGGTAAGGCCAGCAGAGAAAGCGTCTATACTCAAGCAATAGTGCTTGCCATGGCACCGTTTTTAAACCCCAAGGTCTTTTGCTAG
- a CDS encoding bifunctional helix-turn-helix transcriptional regulator/GNAT family N-acetyltransferase, producing the protein MSSPCQATIDEKSQLTTIELPQTCSSLRSLSRLLVRQLGLLNSACGDLPLSPVQAHAMIEIDSQELSIKQISMALNIDKSNASRAVTQLCEKGYAKSRNNPRDSRSSLCQLTAQGKRQLKCLNEQQNQMFTQILSQLSASQINQLESSLAQYTRAIDYANMQQGYEIRSITPEDNPHIARVIRNVSAEYGLTPDKGYGVADPTLDALYQVYDRPNAHYWVIESKSLILGGAGIAPLDGHPSVCELQKMYFDNKIRGKGLARRLALQSLDFARNQGYDSCYLETTACLKEAVLLYENLGFKHLDKPLGNTGHDACEIPMMIKL; encoded by the coding sequence ATGTCATCGCCTTGCCAAGCCACCATAGATGAAAAGAGTCAATTGACTACGATAGAGCTGCCTCAAACCTGTTCCTCACTACGCAGTTTATCGAGATTATTAGTGAGACAATTAGGCCTGCTCAATTCAGCTTGTGGCGATCTACCTTTATCGCCGGTTCAGGCCCATGCAATGATAGAGATTGATTCACAAGAACTGTCGATCAAACAGATCTCTATGGCACTCAATATTGATAAGTCTAATGCCAGCCGAGCCGTAACCCAGTTGTGCGAAAAAGGCTATGCCAAAAGCCGCAATAATCCCCGCGACAGCCGCAGCTCTCTATGTCAGCTCACAGCCCAAGGCAAACGGCAACTCAAATGCCTTAATGAGCAGCAAAACCAGATGTTTACCCAGATACTGTCGCAATTGTCAGCCAGTCAAATCAACCAGCTGGAATCGTCATTAGCGCAATACACACGAGCGATTGACTATGCCAACATGCAGCAGGGGTACGAGATCCGCAGTATCACCCCAGAAGACAATCCGCATATTGCCAGAGTCATTCGCAATGTCTCTGCCGAGTATGGTCTAACGCCCGATAAAGGCTATGGTGTTGCCGATCCCACATTGGATGCCCTGTATCAAGTGTACGATAGGCCCAATGCTCACTATTGGGTTATTGAGTCTAAAAGTCTCATTTTAGGCGGAGCAGGCATTGCTCCACTTGATGGACACCCAAGTGTCTGCGAGTTACAAAAAATGTATTTTGACAACAAGATACGAGGCAAAGGGTTGGCTAGACGCCTAGCGCTTCAAAGCTTAGATTTCGCTCGTAACCAAGGTTATGACAGCTGCTATTTAGAAACCACGGCATGTTTAAAAGAAGCTGTGTTACTTTATGAAAATCTGGGCTTTAAGCATCTAGATAAACCACTTGGGAATACCGGGCATGATGCCTGTGAAATCCCCATGATGATTAAACTTTAA
- a CDS encoding NADP(H)-dependent aldo-keto reductase gives MDYRRLPHSSLDVSQLCLGTMTWGEQNTQSEAFAQLDYAIGKGINFIDTAEMYPVPPKAETQGETERILGHYLKSRGNRDNLVIATKVAGPGGKSDGIRDNMALDWRNIHQAVDDSLERLQIETIDLYQLHWPDRNTNFFGELFYQQQDSEKLTPIIETLEALASLIAAGKIRYIGVSNETPWGVMKYLRLAEKHGLPRIISVQNPYNLLNRSFEVGMAEIAHREELPLLAYSPLAFGALSGKYMDDQWPEGARLTLFKRFARYTGSSIALEATKAYVELAREFNLSPAQMALAFVNTRQFVGSNIIGATNLEQLKENIDSIEVTLSAPLLARLNELAELYRIPCP, from the coding sequence ATGGACTATAGACGACTACCACATTCGAGCCTAGACGTTAGTCAGCTTTGCCTCGGCACCATGACCTGGGGCGAACAAAATACCCAAAGCGAAGCATTCGCACAACTCGATTACGCCATAGGTAAAGGGATCAACTTTATCGATACCGCCGAGATGTATCCGGTACCACCAAAAGCAGAAACTCAAGGTGAAACGGAGCGTATTCTAGGTCACTACCTTAAGTCGCGAGGTAACCGAGATAATTTGGTCATCGCCACTAAAGTTGCTGGCCCAGGTGGAAAGAGCGACGGTATCCGCGACAATATGGCGCTAGATTGGCGTAATATTCATCAAGCCGTCGATGATTCTCTCGAGCGATTACAGATAGAGACTATCGATCTGTATCAACTTCATTGGCCCGATAGAAATACCAATTTCTTCGGTGAACTCTTCTACCAGCAACAAGATTCGGAAAAACTCACCCCGATAATAGAAACCCTGGAGGCATTAGCTTCGCTCATCGCCGCGGGAAAAATTCGTTATATCGGTGTTTCAAATGAGACTCCTTGGGGTGTGATGAAGTACCTGCGACTCGCTGAAAAACATGGGCTACCGCGGATCATTAGCGTGCAGAACCCCTACAATCTGCTTAATCGTAGCTTCGAAGTGGGCATGGCAGAGATTGCTCACCGTGAAGAGTTACCGCTACTGGCCTACTCACCGTTAGCCTTTGGTGCGTTAAGCGGTAAATATATGGATGATCAATGGCCTGAAGGGGCGCGTTTGACATTGTTTAAGCGCTTCGCTCGCTATACTGGGTCAAGCATCGCACTCGAAGCAACCAAGGCTTATGTCGAACTGGCTCGTGAATTCAATCTTAGTCCGGCGCAGATGGCGTTGGCCTTCGTTAATACACGGCAATTTGTCGGCTCAAACATTATCGGGGCAACCAATCTTGAGCAGCTCAAAGAGAATATCGACAGTATCGAGGTGACGCTAAGTGCTCCTTTGCTTGCCAGACTCAATGAATTAGCAGAGCTATACCGTATTCCCTGCCCATAA
- a CDS encoding aminotransferase class V-fold PLP-dependent enzyme, with translation MDVNLLREQFPALAQTLEGYPLCYLDTAATSQKPKQVLDAIANYYQYDNANVHRAAHQLSTRATIRYEAVRDSVQAFIHAKRREEIIFTHGTTEGINMIAHGLSQQVKEGDMILIDTAAHHANIVPWQMLAQHTGAIIKPIPLDDQLRIDHKAYLQLLKAQPVIVALCHVSNVLGTVNPVKQMVAQAKAVGAITVIDGAQAIAHMEVDVQQIDCDFYLFSGHKMYGPTGVGILFGRYRQLDKLAPLLTGGEMITSVSFENTEFNVLPNRLEAGTPPISEVIGLGEAISFINALPKEETQTREAELLAYLHTSLRGLGDITLYGAHDDNLGAVAFNLADEHHQDVGILLDQQGVAVRCGHHCAMPLMQSLNIKGCCRASIGVYTNIDDIDRFIDALKSVKELLL, from the coding sequence ATGGACGTGAACCTACTGCGTGAGCAGTTTCCTGCACTTGCCCAAACATTAGAGGGCTATCCTCTATGTTACCTTGATACTGCGGCCACTAGCCAAAAGCCAAAGCAAGTACTCGATGCCATAGCAAACTACTATCAATATGATAACGCCAATGTCCATCGAGCGGCCCATCAGTTATCGACTCGAGCGACGATAAGATATGAGGCTGTGCGCGACAGCGTACAAGCATTTATTCATGCTAAACGGCGCGAAGAGATCATCTTCACCCATGGCACTACCGAGGGCATCAATATGATTGCCCACGGTCTGAGCCAACAAGTCAAAGAAGGCGATATGATCTTAATCGATACCGCGGCCCATCACGCCAACATCGTACCTTGGCAGATGCTGGCTCAGCACACTGGCGCCATCATAAAACCCATTCCACTCGATGATCAGCTGAGAATCGATCACAAGGCTTATCTTCAGTTACTTAAAGCGCAGCCCGTAATTGTGGCACTTTGTCACGTATCCAATGTGCTGGGCACGGTAAACCCAGTCAAACAGATGGTGGCGCAAGCAAAAGCGGTCGGTGCGATAACGGTTATCGATGGCGCTCAAGCGATTGCTCATATGGAAGTAGATGTGCAGCAGATTGATTGTGACTTCTATCTGTTCTCTGGTCATAAGATGTATGGTCCTACTGGAGTCGGTATTCTTTTTGGTCGTTATCGGCAGCTCGATAAACTTGCCCCCCTACTCACTGGCGGAGAGATGATCACCAGCGTGAGCTTCGAAAACACCGAGTTTAATGTTCTGCCTAATCGCCTCGAAGCAGGAACGCCACCCATAAGCGAAGTGATCGGCCTCGGTGAAGCCATCAGTTTTATCAACGCCTTACCAAAAGAAGAAACCCAAACACGAGAAGCAGAGCTACTTGCCTATCTACATACGTCACTGCGTGGCCTTGGGGATATCACTCTTTACGGCGCCCATGATGACAACCTTGGCGCAGTCGCCTTTAATCTGGCCGACGAACACCATCAAGATGTGGGAATACTGCTCGATCAACAAGGCGTTGCAGTGCGCTGTGGCCATCACTGCGCCATGCCACTGATGCAATCTTTGAATATTAAAGGTTGCTGCCGCGCATCGATTGGGGTTTACACCAATATCGACGATATCGATCGCTTTATCGATGCGCTAAAATCGGTCAAAGAACTGCTACTCTAA
- a CDS encoding SufE family protein, producing the protein MSSSQIPQPARAQFLALTFDSEAILARFKHAANWQERYREIMLLGKTLPKLDDALRVEQAQVRGCESSAWLYHCNIEGKNYYLADSDARIVKGLIALLLAVTHGQSAQTIAALDIYAYFDELGLTGQLSPSRTNGLFALATAIKSEAK; encoded by the coding sequence ATGAGTTCATCCCAAATTCCACAGCCAGCAAGGGCGCAATTTCTTGCATTAACCTTCGACAGTGAAGCGATATTGGCGCGCTTCAAGCACGCCGCAAACTGGCAGGAGCGTTATAGGGAAATAATGCTACTGGGAAAAACCTTACCTAAACTCGATGACGCCTTACGTGTTGAACAGGCGCAAGTGCGTGGCTGTGAAAGCAGCGCTTGGCTTTATCACTGTAATATCGAAGGAAAAAACTACTATTTAGCCGACAGCGATGCACGTATTGTTAAAGGCCTTATCGCATTACTGTTGGCGGTGACACACGGACAGAGTGCACAAACCATCGCCGCCTTAGATATCTATGCCTATTTCGATGAATTAGGGTTAACGGGTCAACTGAGTCCATCGAGAACCAACGGTTTATTCGCCTTAGCCACGGCCATCAAATCCGAGGCCAAATGA